A window of Acropora muricata isolate sample 2 chromosome 3, ASM3666990v1, whole genome shotgun sequence contains these coding sequences:
- the LOC136910748 gene encoding 14-3-3 protein epsilon-like isoform X2: protein MDEIEDKGELLVIANLAEQAERYDDMLTVMKKIVIMSKELNTEERNMLSVAYKNVIGARRAAWRIFASLEQKHEDNPKEKELVVEYRDKVEKEIREISAGILELLDTYLIPFAETFDSKVFFHKMKGDYNRYLTEIMQGEDRKEPAKSALDAYKDAQEAAENLPSTNPISLGLALNFSVFYYEILDSPDEACRLAKKAFDSAVGDLDKSNESQYKESTLILQLLRDNLTLWTSEMQEEGVDEAA from the exons ATGGATGAAATCGAAGACAAGGGCGAACTGTTAGTCATAGCCAACCTCGCTGAGCAGGCGGAGCGATATGATG ACATGCTAACTGTCATGAAAAAGATCGTCATCATGTCTAAAGAACTGAACACAGAGGAGCGGAACATGCTTTCTGTGGCGTACAAGAACGTCATCGGCGCAAGAAGAGCTGCGTGGAGAATATTTGCTAGTCTGGAGCAGAAACACGAAGACaatccaaaagaaaaagagcttGTGGTTGAATACAGAGACAAAGTTGAGAAAGAAATTCGAGAGATATCTGCTGGAATATTGGAACTTCTTGATACTTACTTGATACCTTTTGCAGAGACATTTGACTCTAAAGTTTTCTTCCACAAAAT GAAGGGAGATTACAACCGTTATCTTACGGAAATCATGCAAGGAGAGGACAGAAAAGAGCCAGCGAAAAGTGCCCTGGATGCTTACAAAGACGCACAAGAAGCCGCTGAAAATCTCCCATCCACAAATCCCATCTCCCTTGGTTTGGCGCTCAACTTTTCCGTGTTCTACTACGAAATTCTTGACTCGCCGGATGAAGCTTGCCGTTTGGCGAAGAAGGCGTTTGATAGCGCGGTGGGCGACCTGGACAAGAGCAACGAGAGCCAGTACAAAGAGAGCACTCTGATATTACAGCTTCTGAGGGATAATTTAACACTTTGGACCTCTGAAATGCAAGAGGAAG GTGTTGATGAAGCTGCCTAA
- the LOC136910748 gene encoding 14-3-3 protein epsilon-like isoform X1, producing MDEIEDKGELLVIANLAEQAERYDDMLTVMKKIVIMSKELNTEERNMLSVAYKNVIGARRAAWRIFASLEQKHEDNPKEKELVVEYRDKVEKEIREISAGILELLDTYLIPFAETFDSKVFFHKMKGDYNRYLTEIMQGEDRKEPAKSALDAYKDAQEAAENLPSTNPISLGLALNFSVFYYEILDSPDEACRLAKKAFDSAVGDLDKSNESQYKESTLILQLLRDNLTLWTSEMQEEGEDGVDEAA from the exons ATGGATGAAATCGAAGACAAGGGCGAACTGTTAGTCATAGCCAACCTCGCTGAGCAGGCGGAGCGATATGATG ACATGCTAACTGTCATGAAAAAGATCGTCATCATGTCTAAAGAACTGAACACAGAGGAGCGGAACATGCTTTCTGTGGCGTACAAGAACGTCATCGGCGCAAGAAGAGCTGCGTGGAGAATATTTGCTAGTCTGGAGCAGAAACACGAAGACaatccaaaagaaaaagagcttGTGGTTGAATACAGAGACAAAGTTGAGAAAGAAATTCGAGAGATATCTGCTGGAATATTGGAACTTCTTGATACTTACTTGATACCTTTTGCAGAGACATTTGACTCTAAAGTTTTCTTCCACAAAAT GAAGGGAGATTACAACCGTTATCTTACGGAAATCATGCAAGGAGAGGACAGAAAAGAGCCAGCGAAAAGTGCCCTGGATGCTTACAAAGACGCACAAGAAGCCGCTGAAAATCTCCCATCCACAAATCCCATCTCCCTTGGTTTGGCGCTCAACTTTTCCGTGTTCTACTACGAAATTCTTGACTCGCCGGATGAAGCTTGCCGTTTGGCGAAGAAGGCGTTTGATAGCGCGGTGGGCGACCTGGACAAGAGCAACGAGAGCCAGTACAAAGAGAGCACTCTGATATTACAGCTTCTGAGGGATAATTTAACACTTTGGACCTCTGAAATGCAAGAGGAAGGTGAGGACG GTGTTGATGAAGCTGCCTAA